The Solanum lycopersicum chromosome 9, SLM_r2.1 genome window below encodes:
- the LOC101244986 gene encoding copper transporter 6, producing MDHDMPGMGGMSPPSPPQDHMMMSMGLTHMTFFWSKNAEILFSGWPGTRTGMYVLALIIVFVVSLFVEWLSNSNYLKDKMSNYNGLVKTFVHGLKIALAYLLMLAIMSFNVGVFIVVVAGHTLGYFLFGRCNNSESNACQA from the coding sequence atGGATCATGACATGCCAGGAATGGGAGGAATGTCACCACCATCACCACCACAAGATCACATGATGATGAGCATGGGGTTGACACACATGACATTTTTTTGGAGTAAAAATGCTGAAATTTTATTCTCAGGTTGGCCAGGAACGCGAACGGGCATGTATGTCCTAGCTTTGATCATTGTATTTGTGGTCTCCTTGTTTGTGGAATGGCTCTCTAACTCAAATTACTTGAAAGACAAGATGTCAAATTATAATGGTCTTGTTAAGACATTTGTGCATGGTCTAAAAATAGCTCTTGCTTATCTTCTTATGCTTGCTATTATGTCTTTTAATGTTGGTGTTTTTATAGTTGTTGTGGCTGGACATACTTTAGGTTATTTCCTATTTGGTAGGTGTAATAATTCTGAGAGTAATGCATGCCAAGCTTGA